A single Blastopirellula retiformator DNA region contains:
- a CDS encoding FAD-dependent oxidoreductase, whose amino-acid sequence MLRLFRLNLLVAFLLTLSGVAAAEQKTPQSDVVIYGATPSGIAAAISAGRAGKSVLLIEPTARPGGLVTNGLTHPDFHCFEALTGAYKEFTGRVLAYYTEKYGADSPQVKTSLQGTHGEPKVNLLVYRQMLDEIPGVKLLTEYRLDQVDVGDDHQIRSITLHGPQDQPLTAVGKIFIDGSYEGDLMAAAGVPFAVGREAKSEYGESLAPAEADDCVQGYNFRLTFTDQPQNRVYPEKPEGYNREDFLPLLKLLESGKLTGAMHRMTNGHTTKAIYKVQDPNLPNGKFDINDMSRGVVRLSLPQINNAWPTGDPQTRDEIFAAHVRHNVGMLYFLQNDSEVPAEIQENAREFGLCRDEFVENDHLPVQLYVREARRMKGSQVFTQDYVSQAGDDVRARFAPDAIAMGDYGPNCHGADHEGPTIGGKHTGEFYQLAAPYQIPYGVITPQQHPNLLVPCAISSSHVGFCALRLEPIWASLGEAAGVAAAIAIDEEKGVQAVEPAAIRNQLHAAGAATIYVTDIPREHPDFVAVQWWGALGGLHGLQSIPADQYGKRGKHLRGQYYHAFPRHSAELDQPLDDSVKAAWLAIAAKNQISGEALSAAATRGDFIRSAYRIAHDGQ is encoded by the coding sequence ATGCTCCGACTTTTTCGACTTAACCTGCTTGTTGCTTTTCTGCTCACCCTCAGTGGCGTCGCCGCCGCAGAACAGAAAACGCCACAGTCCGATGTCGTCATATACGGCGCAACCCCGTCCGGAATCGCCGCCGCCATCTCGGCCGGGCGTGCCGGAAAATCGGTTCTGCTGATTGAACCAACCGCGCGACCTGGTGGGCTGGTGACCAATGGACTTACGCATCCCGACTTCCACTGCTTTGAGGCGCTGACCGGGGCTTACAAAGAGTTCACAGGTCGCGTCTTGGCCTACTACACCGAGAAGTACGGCGCCGACTCGCCGCAGGTCAAAACTTCGCTGCAGGGTACCCATGGCGAACCGAAAGTGAACCTGCTCGTCTACCGACAGATGCTGGATGAGATCCCCGGCGTTAAGCTTTTGACCGAGTACCGACTCGACCAGGTTGACGTGGGTGATGACCACCAGATTCGCTCGATCACCCTCCATGGTCCCCAAGACCAACCGCTGACCGCCGTCGGCAAGATCTTCATCGACGGCTCCTACGAAGGGGACCTGATGGCCGCCGCCGGCGTGCCGTTCGCCGTCGGTCGCGAAGCGAAGTCGGAGTATGGCGAGTCGTTGGCGCCTGCCGAAGCGGACGATTGCGTCCAAGGATACAACTTCCGGCTTACCTTCACCGACCAGCCGCAGAACCGGGTCTATCCCGAGAAGCCGGAGGGCTACAACCGCGAAGACTTTCTGCCGCTGCTCAAGCTGTTGGAAAGCGGCAAGCTAACCGGGGCGATGCACCGGATGACCAACGGGCACACCACCAAAGCGATTTACAAAGTCCAAGACCCCAACCTGCCCAACGGCAAGTTCGACATCAACGACATGTCGCGGGGCGTTGTCCGACTGTCGCTGCCGCAGATCAACAACGCCTGGCCGACCGGCGATCCACAGACTCGCGACGAGATCTTCGCCGCCCACGTCCGGCACAACGTCGGCATGCTCTACTTCCTGCAAAACGACAGCGAAGTGCCGGCCGAGATTCAAGAGAATGCCCGCGAGTTCGGCCTCTGCCGTGACGAGTTTGTCGAGAACGACCATCTGCCGGTACAGCTTTATGTCCGGGAAGCCCGGCGGATGAAAGGGTCGCAGGTCTTCACCCAGGATTACGTCAGCCAGGCAGGAGACGACGTCCGGGCTCGCTTTGCCCCCGACGCGATTGCGATGGGGGACTATGGTCCCAACTGCCACGGCGCCGATCACGAAGGTCCGACGATCGGCGGCAAGCATACCGGCGAGTTCTATCAGTTGGCGGCCCCGTATCAAATTCCGTATGGCGTGATCACGCCGCAGCAGCATCCGAATTTGCTGGTCCCCTGTGCGATCTCGTCGTCGCATGTCGGATTCTGCGCGTTGCGGCTCGAACCGATCTGGGCCTCGCTCGGCGAAGCGGCCGGCGTCGCCGCTGCGATCGCGATTGATGAAGAGAAAGGGGTCCAAGCCGTCGAGCCAGCTGCGATTCGCAATCAGTTGCATGCCGCCGGCGCCGCGACCATCTATGTCACCGACATTCCGCGCGAACATCCCGACTTCGTCGCCGTACAGTGGTGGGGAGCGCTGGGCGGCTTGCATGGTTTGCAGTCGATTCCAGCCGACCAATACGGCAAGCGCGGAAAACACCTGCGGGGACAGTATTACCATGCATTCCCCCGGCACTCGGCTGAGTTGGATCAACCGCTGGACGATTCGGTGAAGGCTGCCTGGCTGGCGATCGCCGCCAAGAACCAGATCAGCGGCGAAGCGCTGTCGGCGGCCGCCACGCGCGGGGATTTTATCCGATCCGCCTACCGGATTGCCCACGACGGCCAGTAA
- a CDS encoding YybH family protein translates to MKAQTFLTALGLAMLTFCNIQAEETLSAEDEIMASVVSYIAAFNAGDCDRLADHWAENAEYLCRTTGAKAVGREQIRAQFAEQCQQADLPKLSVEVDSIRFVKPDVAIEEGVAKIAHEGEEPELFSYTAVHVKEENQWKLDSVHETHVANQLSNPSPVSDARQQLEPLAWLIGHWVDKSEGSIVETNTRWAKNETFLIRSFKVEVSGVIDLEGTEVVGWDPANQRIRGWVFDSDGGFAQEHWHQENGSWLIKAAGVLPDGRTAASLRTIRRIDDEKYESHSLGRSVDGELLPDVGPFHVIRQGEQ, encoded by the coding sequence ATGAAAGCGCAAACATTTCTGACGGCCCTCGGCTTGGCGATGTTGACATTTTGCAACATCCAGGCCGAAGAGACCCTCTCAGCGGAAGATGAAATCATGGCGAGCGTCGTTTCGTACATCGCCGCTTTTAATGCCGGCGACTGCGATCGCCTGGCCGACCATTGGGCCGAAAATGCTGAATATCTCTGCCGCACCACCGGCGCCAAGGCGGTCGGTCGCGAACAAATCCGGGCCCAGTTCGCCGAGCAATGCCAACAAGCGGACCTTCCCAAACTGTCGGTCGAAGTCGATTCCATTCGCTTCGTCAAACCAGACGTCGCCATCGAAGAAGGGGTCGCCAAGATCGCGCACGAAGGGGAAGAGCCCGAGCTCTTCTCTTACACCGCCGTCCATGTGAAGGAAGAGAACCAATGGAAGCTCGACAGCGTTCACGAAACGCACGTCGCCAACCAGCTGTCAAACCCGTCGCCGGTTTCTGACGCCCGCCAGCAACTGGAACCTTTGGCGTGGCTGATTGGCCATTGGGTCGACAAGTCGGAAGGGTCGATCGTCGAAACCAACACTCGCTGGGCGAAGAACGAAACGTTCCTGATTCGCTCCTTCAAAGTCGAAGTGTCCGGCGTCATCGATTTAGAAGGGACCGAAGTGGTTGGCTGGGACCCCGCCAATCAGCGAATCCGGGGTTGGGTCTTCGATTCGGACGGCGGTTTCGCCCAAGAACATTGGCACCAGGAGAATGGAAGCTGGTTGATCAAGGCCGCCGGCGTCTTGCCCGACGGCCGCACGGCCGCCTCTTTACGCACGATTCGACGCATCGACGACGAGAAATATGAATCGCATTCGCTCGGTCGTTCGGTCGATGGCGAGTTGCTGCCGGATGTTGGTCCTTTCCATGTCATCCGCCAGGGCGAACAATAG
- a CDS encoding AAA family ATPase has product MRRARIQKFQTRMRQLRKELRAKETAEQFAADRTKIIERLDALTADDSASKDIDFFRCDVGGGDEAKETHRTLSTAEMLAERKPQAWLFPNLLTKNEPAVIVGPSKTLKSSLAVDLCAALATGGKFLGEFAAEKVFRVGFVGADNKQSQLTDLAVRWSAAREENPTLDNLQWFMAVEEPAAPENLESLREWIEKFELEVVVIDPLRLGSTNKRKQAEAIQTLVKTISNAGATPILCVQTRKEMKPGKLDASILAGSLDFAQQWLLVNRRETFQSGSGQHKLWLSIGGYAGQGGEWGVDIDEGKLTDEGGRRWNVRLREATEIEAAAKQAKEYVKFEKLESQLRRVLLDAGENGLCKYNIRSNSGMSGSKFGPTWDRMMTAGKIVEMPKEPHSTLKRYTLPPGEEKNETGRSSRRVRCADHEPAQQA; this is encoded by the coding sequence ATGCGCCGAGCCCGAATTCAGAAGTTTCAAACCCGGATGCGTCAGTTGCGGAAAGAGCTGCGAGCGAAGGAAACTGCCGAACAATTCGCCGCCGACCGAACGAAAATCATCGAGCGGCTCGACGCGTTGACCGCCGACGATTCCGCTTCCAAGGATATCGACTTCTTCCGCTGCGATGTCGGCGGCGGTGATGAGGCGAAAGAGACGCATCGCACGCTCTCGACTGCCGAAATGCTCGCCGAGCGAAAGCCGCAGGCGTGGCTCTTCCCGAATTTGCTCACCAAGAACGAACCGGCGGTGATCGTTGGCCCGAGCAAGACATTAAAGTCGTCGCTGGCGGTCGATCTGTGCGCGGCGCTCGCGACCGGCGGCAAGTTTTTGGGGGAGTTCGCCGCCGAAAAGGTGTTCCGCGTCGGCTTTGTTGGCGCCGACAACAAGCAATCGCAGCTCACCGACTTGGCGGTCCGGTGGAGCGCTGCCCGCGAGGAAAACCCAACGCTCGACAACCTGCAGTGGTTCATGGCGGTCGAGGAGCCGGCAGCTCCAGAGAACCTGGAGAGCCTGAGGGAGTGGATCGAGAAGTTTGAACTGGAAGTCGTCGTGATCGATCCACTGCGTCTTGGCTCCACCAACAAACGGAAGCAGGCCGAAGCAATTCAAACGCTGGTGAAAACCATTTCGAATGCCGGCGCCACGCCGATTCTCTGCGTGCAAACTCGCAAAGAAATGAAACCGGGCAAACTCGACGCCTCGATCTTGGCCGGCAGTCTCGACTTCGCCCAGCAATGGCTGCTGGTGAATCGCCGCGAAACGTTTCAAAGTGGCAGCGGGCAACACAAGCTGTGGCTGTCGATCGGCGGCTACGCCGGGCAAGGTGGCGAATGGGGCGTCGATATCGACGAAGGCAAACTGACCGATGAGGGGGGCCGCCGCTGGAATGTCCGCTTGCGCGAAGCGACCGAGATCGAAGCCGCCGCGAAGCAGGCGAAAGAATACGTGAAATTCGAAAAGCTCGAGTCGCAACTTCGCCGCGTCCTGCTCGACGCTGGTGAAAACGGCCTCTGCAAATACAACATCCGCAGCAACAGCGGCATGAGCGGCAGCAAGTTCGGCCCGACCTGGGACCGGATGATGACCGCGGGGAAGATTGTCGAGATGCCGAAAGAACCCCATTCGACGCTCAAGCGATATACGTTGCCGCCGGGCGAAGAAAAAAATGAAACGGGGCGATCCAGTCGTAGGGTCCGCTGTGCGGACCACGAACCTGCTCAACAAGCATGA
- a CDS encoding winged helix-turn-helix domain-containing protein: MTTATSTDSATFEMISRIGETAGAIWATLQVDGPMSLSRLVKQIGLPRDQVMQAIGWLAREDKLAFEDNGRNRLVCLREAT, encoded by the coding sequence ATGACGACTGCGACGTCTACGGATTCCGCCACTTTCGAGATGATCTCGCGTATCGGCGAAACGGCCGGCGCCATCTGGGCTACGCTGCAAGTGGATGGCCCGATGTCTTTGTCCCGCTTGGTCAAACAGATTGGGCTGCCGCGCGATCAGGTGATGCAGGCGATCGGCTGGCTGGCCCGCGAAGACAAGCTGGCGTTTGAAGACAATGGCCGCAACCGGTTGGTCTGCCTGCGGGAAGCGACTTAA
- a CDS encoding ExbD/TolR family protein yields MAVKVKKSNALLALNITPLIDVVFLLLVFFMVMTRFDEEDYKLDVALPTASEAQPLIAQPRELIINVNADGKYHVQGDFVSLERLEEMLQQAAANNPDAAVIIRADRRCRLEFPVSVMNACNKVHLTNYSLTTSAPERID; encoded by the coding sequence ATGGCGGTTAAAGTCAAAAAAAGCAACGCTCTGCTGGCGTTGAACATTACGCCGCTGATCGATGTCGTCTTCCTGCTGCTCGTCTTCTTTATGGTGATGACGCGGTTTGACGAAGAGGACTACAAACTGGATGTGGCGCTGCCGACCGCCAGCGAGGCCCAGCCGCTGATCGCTCAGCCGCGCGAGCTGATCATCAACGTCAACGCCGACGGCAAGTATCACGTGCAGGGCGATTTTGTGTCGCTGGAGCGGTTGGAAGAGATGTTGCAGCAAGCCGCCGCCAACAATCCCGATGCGGCGGTGATCATCCGGGCCGACCGTCGCTGCCGGCTGGAATTTCCGGTCAGCGTGATGAACGCATGTAATAAGGTCCACCTGACGAATTATTCGTTAACCACGTCCGCGCCGGAGCGCATCGACTAG
- a CDS encoding mu-protocadherin- cell-suface protein produces MFAKNIFVTGVLVAAMLLPTATFARGFGGGGGKGGGGPRIGGGGKSPSMSRPNISRPSPSRSLPSRSSGSRPNISRPSASLPSASRSPASRPSVNLSNRGGSRPSISLPSSGSRPNVTRPSSLPNLNRPSLGDNNRGRTRPSINTPSLSRPNVTRPSSVTRPNSGDRSRPNITARPNLDGNRGGSISGGRPSNQRLNDFLGIGGDRPGSQRPTTRPGNLGNRPSGDRPTTLPGIIGNRPGGDRPTTRPGIIGDRPNRPGNGDRPSIGDRPNRPGNVDRPGIGDRPNRPGDGDRPGIGDRPNRPGDGDRPGIGDRPNRPGDGDRPGIGDRPNRPGNGDRPSIGDRPNRPGNGDRPGIGDRPNRPGDGNRPGIGDRPNRPGDGDRPGIGDRPNRPGDGNRPGLGDGNRPNRPNRPDRPHGPGHDDHWDHWHNRGDYVRNRYNYWSARNNWNHGFWGWNNPRYNRWGFYGYRPYPGYWWRWSTPVALTSWFYWGPSWGTPCYYDYGSNVYFQDRYVYYNSEPIATTTVYYQQASDFAAAGREALAESPPTEESGENWMPLGVFALANQEEGDPIMYLQLAVNKDGVIAGTYYNTETKTNLPVEGSVDKESQRAAWTIGDKTQTVMETGIYNLTQDETPLLIHFGEGKTQTWMLVRLPEGEAQPNEGFADPNAVDPFGP; encoded by the coding sequence ATGTTCGCTAAAAATATTTTCGTCACAGGTGTGCTGGTAGCGGCGATGCTGTTGCCAACCGCCACGTTCGCCCGTGGGTTCGGGGGCGGAGGGGGCAAAGGAGGCGGAGGGCCTCGGATCGGGGGCGGAGGCAAGAGCCCCTCGATGAGTCGCCCCAACATCAGTCGCCCCAGCCCCAGTCGATCGCTCCCGAGCCGCTCTAGCGGCAGTCGACCGAATATCAGTCGACCCAGCGCGAGTCTGCCGAGCGCCAGCCGCAGCCCCGCCAGTCGCCCTTCGGTCAACCTATCGAATCGCGGCGGCTCGCGGCCTTCGATCAGCTTGCCCTCTAGCGGTAGTCGTCCCAACGTCACCCGACCGTCGAGTCTGCCGAACCTGAATCGCCCCTCACTGGGAGACAATAACCGCGGCCGCACGCGCCCCAGCATCAACACGCCCAGCTTGAGTCGCCCCAACGTGACGCGGCCTAGTAGTGTGACGCGGCCCAATAGCGGCGACCGCAGCCGTCCGAACATCACAGCCCGGCCCAACTTGGACGGCAACCGTGGCGGCAGCATCTCCGGCGGGCGACCGTCCAACCAGAGACTGAATGATTTTCTGGGAATCGGCGGTGATCGACCTGGTTCGCAACGACCAACGACCCGCCCCGGCAACCTTGGCAACCGCCCCAGCGGCGATCGACCAACAACGCTGCCTGGCATCATCGGCAATCGCCCCGGCGGCGATCGTCCCACGACGCGTCCCGGGATCATCGGCGATCGCCCCAACCGACCTGGCAACGGTGACCGCCCCAGCATCGGCGACCGGCCCAACCGTCCTGGCAACGTTGACCGTCCCGGCATCGGCGATCGGCCCAATCGACCTGGCGATGGTGACCGGCCCGGCATCGGCGATCGCCCCAACCGACCTGGCGATGGTGACCGGCCCGGCATCGGCGATCGGCCCAACCGACCTGGCGATGGTGACCGACCGGGCATCGGCGATCGGCCCAACCGACCTGGCAACGGTGACCGCCCCAGCATCGGCGACCGGCCCAACCGTCCTGGCAATGGTGACCGTCCCGGCATCGGCGATCGGCCCAATCGACCTGGCGATGGTAACCGGCCCGGCATCGGCGATCGGCCCAACCGACCTGGCGATGGTGACCGGCCCGGCATCGGCGATCGGCCTAACCGACCTGGCGATGGTAACCGGCCTGGACTCGGCGATGGCAATCGGCCCAACCGCCCGAATCGTCCTGATCGCCCGCATGGCCCGGGCCATGACGATCATTGGGATCACTGGCACAACCGGGGCGACTATGTTCGCAATCGGTATAACTACTGGAGCGCCCGCAACAACTGGAACCATGGTTTCTGGGGTTGGAACAATCCTCGCTACAATCGCTGGGGCTTCTACGGCTATCGTCCGTACCCGGGGTATTGGTGGCGGTGGTCGACGCCGGTAGCGCTTACCTCGTGGTTCTACTGGGGTCCGTCGTGGGGCACGCCATGCTACTACGATTACGGCTCGAACGTTTACTTCCAAGATCGGTACGTTTACTACAACAGCGAGCCGATTGCGACCACGACCGTCTACTACCAACAGGCTTCCGATTTCGCGGCGGCCGGACGTGAGGCCCTGGCCGAAAGTCCGCCGACCGAAGAAAGTGGTGAGAACTGGATGCCGCTCGGCGTCTTCGCCCTGGCCAACCAGGAAGAAGGGGATCCGATCATGTATCTGCAGTTGGCGGTCAACAAGGACGGCGTCATCGCCGGCACCTACTACAACACCGAGACCAAGACCAACTTGCCGGTCGAGGGGAGCGTCGACAAAGAGTCGCAACGCGCCGCCTGGACGATCGGCGACAAGACCCAAACGGTCATGGAAACCGGCATCTACAACCTGACCCAGGACGAAACGCCGCTGCTGATTCACTTCGGCGAAGGCAAGACGCAAACCTGGATGCTGGTTCGCCTGCCGGAAGGAGAAGCGCAGCCCAACGAAGGCTTCGCCGATCCGAATGCGGTCGATCCGTTTGGTCCGTAG
- a CDS encoding HEAT repeat domain-containing protein, whose protein sequence is MSKLQPDYSFVRDGISLREWLWSLVDDFKRTRIEAGEALQAMEWGLPSVHTDWDDLASFPDTAAQGERFAAALRETIAQDVFDRSTFFEKLGGLSLGLARDWLGRVDQATTQMNARDKKYDRIANRLIDSIKSAPDETERKRAEERLKKLTSMYVVGSGEDANGDPFVMAESLAPSGIAAGRIFQILDVEVLEAPAVITAFLNDAQLRRDALSILQRCGPAAVSWAPRLLHDFDRFTRKRGKSNWFDAAQALGSVGRGNPETVDAMTICLTHAKNFVRQAAADVLRYMAGEVCGRNDEICQLLLPMLDEKEEVAYIAVLALGSVGRNRPEIRSKILTIAAPQPPQLRSYPGYPHLHYDQTMNQRAAALGAIEYFTTYPNECLPVLIDALDTFVEFDPDECYHGPHARVSGLIALFGPLAEPAVLPLAGHLNDEPEEHPSAMLECLEAIGPAAGAALPELRKLREQYLNDNDIAVTDDPPDRDDDPIGWLIARITGELS, encoded by the coding sequence ATGTCGAAATTGCAGCCCGACTATTCCTTTGTCCGCGACGGGATCTCGCTTCGGGAATGGCTTTGGAGTCTGGTCGACGATTTCAAACGAACGCGAATCGAGGCGGGCGAAGCGCTGCAAGCGATGGAGTGGGGATTGCCGTCGGTCCACACCGATTGGGACGACCTCGCTTCATTTCCCGATACCGCCGCGCAAGGCGAGCGATTCGCCGCCGCGTTGCGCGAAACAATCGCTCAGGACGTTTTCGATCGGTCGACGTTTTTCGAAAAACTGGGAGGCCTCTCCCTCGGGCTGGCCCGCGATTGGCTGGGACGCGTCGATCAAGCGACGACGCAGATGAATGCGCGGGACAAAAAATATGATCGCATCGCCAATCGCCTAATCGACTCGATCAAGTCAGCCCCTGACGAGACGGAGAGAAAACGAGCCGAAGAGCGGCTGAAAAAACTCACCTCCATGTATGTCGTCGGCAGCGGCGAGGACGCCAACGGGGATCCTTTCGTAATGGCCGAATCTCTTGCTCCATCGGGCATCGCCGCCGGTCGAATCTTTCAAATTTTGGATGTGGAAGTCCTGGAAGCCCCCGCGGTTATCACAGCTTTCTTGAACGATGCCCAATTGCGCCGAGACGCCCTGTCGATCCTGCAGCGATGTGGTCCAGCCGCCGTTTCCTGGGCTCCGCGACTGCTGCACGATTTCGATCGCTTTACTCGCAAACGAGGAAAGTCAAATTGGTTCGACGCGGCGCAGGCCTTGGGAAGCGTTGGTCGCGGAAATCCAGAGACGGTCGACGCGATGACAATCTGCCTAACCCACGCGAAGAACTTCGTTCGTCAAGCGGCGGCCGACGTATTGCGATACATGGCAGGGGAGGTCTGCGGGCGAAATGACGAGATTTGTCAGTTACTGCTCCCAATGCTCGACGAAAAAGAAGAAGTGGCGTATATTGCGGTGCTCGCCCTTGGTTCGGTTGGGCGCAACCGCCCGGAAATTCGCAGCAAGATTCTGACGATCGCTGCTCCGCAGCCGCCCCAGCTTCGAAGTTATCCCGGCTATCCCCACCTACACTACGATCAGACGATGAACCAGCGAGCGGCAGCGCTCGGGGCGATCGAATATTTCACCACCTACCCCAACGAATGTTTGCCGGTGTTGATCGATGCGCTCGACACGTTTGTCGAGTTTGATCCAGACGAATGTTATCACGGCCCCCACGCCAGGGTCTCTGGCCTGATCGCGTTGTTTGGCCCGCTGGCCGAGCCGGCCGTATTGCCGCTGGCCGGTCATCTGAATGATGAGCCGGAAGAACATCCCTCGGCGATGCTCGAGTGCCTGGAAGCGATCGGCCCGGCCGCCGGCGCGGCACTGCCTGAATTGCGGAAGCTTCGCGAGCAGTACTTGAACGACAACGACATTGCCGTAACCGACGATCCGCCAGACCGCGACGACGACCCGATCGGCTGGCTCATCGCTCGAATCACCGGCGAGCTTTCGTAA
- a CDS encoding alpha/beta hydrolase yields the protein MKRQLLRTGLAILTAICLLGRTSATYAQGKTDVKIPVSAPIVRTIDAGFDKTLVVSDRGEVVRFNPSVAEPVAEPIPQAGDAIADLAPLRDQTGTILLTQGGDLRLLRDGAPQAELIMPAPVRGKLFAAINGAALLVDDQGNCAQVNVLEKKATPTKKLPNFGGKLKVYDDLALAAYQSDNALLLADIASGEEIVRLPVGELLDYDVSKERGLAVVAGAFGGVQLWDLVRKEPLNVNLGMLDEVWYLKFLPSGDLLAITRPGVATIYQSDQWRPIHTFQVPPMSQLRFAEVSENNELMLTTKQKSVQTIPLALYGFAAEPAVRGATTVELWYATNRLPSDGKQPLRDRYFAWLTRVDVVVMLAVVLLLAFTVAMVFARFPQRWKTLLSAAVSVAMIGLLSAGLFFLVDRQAATAQTRPDNYFGNTLDESGAVAWGRCEVTVPTDRLPGDLNEPLDFLGFKETEDPEKHFILMKVEPRSPESIIDKVKTSGEPEEILIFVHGYNVPFASAAKRTAQLKVDLNIDGEAFFFSWPSHGDLSRYLADEDNARLSATPFQEMLHTICDPFPNARIHIVGHSMGTRIIHESIRQLYAETSPTLNALDSLVLAAPDIDRRQFHMELEKIVSQINLPITLYASANDKALILSGQLHNNSRLGDVAPEPVVMPGVETIDCSMVDTDFLGHGYYGDSDDLLKDLFQVIRDDRPARRRFGLVQQSLDKERHYWYLQP from the coding sequence GTGAAGCGGCAACTTTTGCGAACAGGCCTCGCAATTCTGACGGCAATCTGCCTGTTGGGGCGGACCAGCGCCACGTATGCGCAAGGAAAAACCGACGTTAAAATCCCGGTCAGTGCGCCGATTGTTCGCACGATTGACGCCGGATTCGACAAGACCTTGGTCGTTTCGGATCGGGGCGAAGTCGTCCGCTTCAATCCCAGCGTCGCCGAACCAGTCGCCGAGCCGATCCCGCAAGCAGGCGACGCGATCGCCGATCTAGCGCCGCTCCGCGACCAGACCGGCACAATCCTGCTAACCCAGGGAGGAGACCTGCGCCTACTGCGGGATGGAGCGCCGCAGGCGGAATTAATCATGCCGGCGCCCGTTCGCGGGAAGCTGTTCGCCGCGATCAACGGCGCTGCGCTGCTGGTGGACGACCAAGGGAATTGTGCCCAGGTCAATGTGCTGGAAAAGAAAGCGACGCCGACGAAGAAGCTCCCCAACTTTGGCGGCAAGTTGAAGGTCTATGACGATCTAGCGCTCGCCGCTTATCAGTCCGACAACGCGCTGCTTCTGGCCGATATCGCCTCGGGCGAAGAAATCGTGCGTCTGCCGGTTGGCGAACTGCTCGACTACGACGTCTCCAAAGAACGCGGCCTGGCGGTCGTCGCCGGCGCATTTGGCGGCGTGCAACTGTGGGACCTGGTTCGCAAAGAGCCGCTCAACGTCAATTTGGGCATGCTGGACGAAGTCTGGTACCTCAAGTTTTTGCCCAGCGGCGATCTGCTGGCGATCACTCGCCCCGGCGTCGCGACCATCTACCAAAGCGACCAATGGCGGCCGATTCATACGTTTCAGGTTCCGCCCATGTCGCAGCTCCGTTTCGCGGAAGTGAGCGAGAACAACGAGCTGATGCTGACCACCAAACAAAAATCGGTCCAAACCATTCCGCTCGCGCTGTACGGATTTGCGGCCGAACCGGCCGTTCGCGGCGCCACTACGGTCGAACTTTGGTACGCCACCAATCGGCTTCCCAGCGACGGCAAACAGCCGCTGCGTGATCGCTACTTCGCCTGGCTGACGCGCGTTGACGTCGTCGTGATGCTGGCCGTCGTGCTCCTGCTGGCGTTTACGGTGGCGATGGTGTTCGCCCGATTTCCGCAGCGCTGGAAGACGCTGTTGTCGGCGGCGGTGTCCGTCGCCATGATCGGTCTGCTGTCAGCCGGACTGTTTTTTCTGGTCGACCGCCAGGCGGCAACCGCGCAAACTCGCCCCGACAACTACTTCGGCAACACGCTGGACGAAAGCGGCGCCGTCGCTTGGGGCCGCTGCGAAGTGACCGTGCCGACCGATCGCCTGCCGGGCGACCTGAACGAACCGCTCGACTTTCTCGGCTTTAAAGAAACCGAAGATCCGGAGAAGCACTTTATCTTGATGAAGGTCGAGCCCCGTTCGCCCGAGTCGATCATCGACAAGGTAAAAACCAGCGGCGAGCCCGAAGAAATCTTGATCTTCGTCCATGGTTACAACGTGCCGTTCGCGTCGGCCGCCAAACGAACGGCGCAGCTGAAAGTCGACCTCAACATCGACGGTGAGGCCTTCTTTTTCTCGTGGCCTTCGCATGGCGATCTGAGTCGCTACCTGGCCGATGAAGACAACGCCCGGCTCTCGGCGACGCCGTTCCAGGAGATGCTGCACACCATCTGCGATCCATTCCCCAATGCCCGCATTCATATCGTGGGGCACAGCATGGGCACGCGAATCATCCACGAGAGCATCCGGCAACTGTACGCCGAGACGTCGCCGACGCTTAACGCCCTCGATTCGTTGGTCCTGGCGGCGCCTGACATCGATCGTCGCCAGTTTCATATGGAGCTGGAGAAGATCGTCAGCCAGATCAATCTGCCGATCACGCTGTATGCGTCGGCCAACGACAAAGCGCTGATCCTGTCGGGCCAATTGCACAACAACAGCCGCCTAGGCGACGTCGCGCCGGAGCCGGTCGTCATGCCGGGGGTCGAAACGATCGACTGCTCGATGGTCGACACCGACTTTTTGGGCCATGGCTACTACGGCGACAGCGACGATCTGCTGAAGGATCTGTTCCAAGTGATCCGTGATGACCGCCCAGCGCGGCGCCGCTTCGGCCTGGTGCAGCAGTCGCTCGACAAAGAACGGCACTATTGGTATCTGCAGCCGTAG